In a single window of the Methanofollis ethanolicus genome:
- a CDS encoding ABC-ATPase domain-containing protein has protein sequence MAWGLSRKPYHTCPLINIPIMARETMQPAGRLRETLRRIDGRGYKAYRDCEGAYAFDGFTLLIDHAQADPFATPSRVRVRVEADVAGFPARCLSTKTREVAFRDFLARAFAAAIDSLGPGRRGSGKSGQIAIARPGQEVLERSSVVVTPAGAVEVRFTVGLPARGRTVLGREAEAIFFQDVPALVRASLLYAATDADALDRHLAVSEDADHLRAALKDRSLVAFVADGAVLPRASGVDDRPLRDAVPFVSPPSLRVTVDLPNRGRVTGMGVPAGITLIVGGGFHGKSTLLRAIERGIYTHIPGDGREYVVADPAAVKVRAEDGRRVERVDISPFISGLPDGRDTRAFSTENASGSTSQAANIMEALETGARVLLIDEDTAATNMMIRDRRMQELVADEQEPITPFIDRAQSLYRDLGVSTVLVIGGSGDYFDIADTVISMQAYRPEDATARAKAIASRHAPDRLASRKDVFGTFRRRVPDAGSIDASKGRREEKVAADGVRGIRFGVHDVDLSAVAQVVDPAQTAAIAHALLRAKRLMDGKKTLDEVVRAVAAEVAEDGLDALTPHPVGGLAAFRPFELAAAMNRLRTLRAGQKMYP, from the coding sequence ATGGCATGGGGTCTCTCCAGAAAACCCTATCACACCTGCCCGCTCATAAACATCCCGATCATGGCCCGCGAGACGATGCAGCCCGCCGGACGCCTCAGGGAGACCCTGAGACGGATCGACGGCCGGGGATATAAGGCGTACAGGGACTGCGAGGGGGCCTACGCCTTCGACGGCTTCACCCTCCTCATCGACCACGCCCAGGCCGACCCCTTCGCCACCCCGAGCAGGGTGCGGGTGCGGGTCGAGGCGGACGTCGCGGGATTCCCGGCCAGGTGTCTCTCGACGAAGACCCGGGAGGTAGCATTCAGGGACTTCCTGGCCAGGGCGTTCGCCGCCGCCATCGACTCTCTGGGGCCTGGCCGCCGGGGGAGCGGGAAGAGCGGGCAGATCGCCATCGCCCGCCCCGGCCAGGAGGTGCTCGAACGCTCCTCCGTCGTCGTCACCCCTGCGGGCGCCGTCGAAGTGCGGTTCACCGTCGGCCTCCCGGCACGCGGCCGGACCGTGCTCGGGAGGGAGGCAGAAGCGATCTTCTTCCAGGACGTCCCTGCCCTGGTGAGGGCCTCCCTCCTGTACGCCGCAACCGACGCCGACGCCCTCGACCGCCACCTTGCGGTGAGCGAGGACGCCGACCACCTCAGGGCCGCCCTGAAGGACCGCAGCCTCGTCGCCTTCGTCGCAGACGGCGCCGTGCTGCCGCGGGCGAGCGGGGTGGACGACCGCCCGCTCAGGGACGCCGTTCCCTTCGTCTCGCCGCCCTCCCTCCGGGTGACCGTCGACCTCCCGAACCGCGGCAGGGTCACCGGCATGGGCGTGCCCGCCGGGATCACCCTCATCGTCGGCGGCGGTTTCCATGGCAAGTCCACCCTGCTCAGGGCGATCGAGCGTGGGATCTACACCCACATCCCCGGCGACGGCCGGGAGTACGTCGTCGCCGACCCCGCCGCGGTGAAGGTCCGCGCCGAGGACGGGCGCCGGGTGGAGAGGGTCGACATCTCTCCCTTCATATCCGGCCTCCCCGACGGCAGGGACACCCGCGCCTTCTCCACCGAGAACGCGAGCGGGAGCACCTCGCAGGCGGCGAACATCATGGAGGCCCTGGAGACCGGCGCCCGCGTCCTCCTCATCGACGAGGACACCGCGGCCACGAACATGATGATCCGGGACAGGCGGATGCAGGAACTCGTCGCCGACGAGCAGGAACCGATCACGCCCTTCATCGACCGGGCGCAGTCGCTGTACCGCGACCTCGGCGTCTCGACCGTTCTTGTCATCGGCGGGTCGGGCGACTACTTCGACATCGCCGACACCGTCATATCCATGCAGGCCTACCGCCCGGAGGACGCCACCGCACGGGCGAAGGCAATCGCCTCACGTCACGCCCCGGACCGCCTCGCCTCCCGGAAGGACGTCTTCGGCACCTTCAGGCGGCGGGTGCCGGACGCGGGGAGCATCGACGCCAGCAAGGGCCGGCGGGAGGAGAAGGTGGCGGCCGACGGCGTCCGCGGCATCAGGTTCGGCGTCCATGATGTTGACCTCTCGGCCGTGGCGCAGGTCGTGGACCCGGCCCAGACCGCGGCCATCGCCCATGCCCTGCTCAGGGCGAAGCGCCTGATGGACGGGAAGAAGACCCTCGACGAGGTGGTCAGGGCCGTCGCCGCGGAGGTCGCGGAGGACGGCCTCGACGCCCTCACCCCCCACCCTGTCGGGGGCCTTGCGGCCTTCAGGCCCTTTGAACTCGCCGCGGCGATGAACAGGTTGAGAACACTCAGGGCAGGGCAGAAAATGTACCCGTGA
- a CDS encoding DUF1294 domain-containing protein produces MSVPPLDLLVAYLLLNAGAAAAFYADKRRARRGQWRISETMLLAFAFLGPFGALAAMKVFRHKTQKTKFVLVPLFAVLHLVLFAVLVCAGAGMIALP; encoded by the coding sequence ATGAGCGTCCCCCCTCTCGACCTCCTGGTCGCGTACCTCCTCCTGAATGCCGGTGCCGCCGCAGCGTTTTACGCGGACAAGAGGCGGGCACGCCGGGGACAGTGGAGGATATCGGAGACGATGCTCCTGGCTTTCGCGTTTCTCGGGCCATTCGGTGCGCTGGCGGCGATGAAGGTCTTCAGGCACAAGACACAGAAGACGAAGTTCGTGCTCGTCCCCCTCTTTGCGGTTCTTCACCTGGTGCTCTTCGCCGTGCTTGTGTGTGCAGGTGCCGGGATGATCGCGCTGCCGTGA
- a CDS encoding AI-2E family transporter: MDHPSYISGTLQTLCILAALLVIVIGMQYCAYIVNLLLVSLILTILALPAMEFLKKRGLPDIVAMGVISAVAAVVLIIGVVITVSSFETLLNDLPTYQSDLQMRLSDLILLFQHFGIDSSLLAPTSFNLGEVVTFAKPYAIGLGNVLMYLFFILITTMFAVLEIPHISERLKRGIALEPKTFVGVEKMSKLMMDFVIVRTEANLIHGFLFGLSLWLMGVHSAVLWGTLTFILAFIPYIGLILAAIPAIFFAWLQYGIWGAAAVVGIVILLNVVVENPVYAKLASKRFDLPPMVVILSLIIWGWILGLPGMIFAVPITLLLIILIQCSDELRWINDLLGVSGIFNDRTRKKETE, from the coding sequence ATGGACCATCCTTCATACATCTCCGGCACTCTGCAGACTCTCTGCATCCTGGCGGCACTCCTCGTGATCGTCATCGGGATGCAGTACTGTGCATATATCGTCAACCTCCTGCTCGTCTCCCTGATCCTGACGATCCTTGCCCTTCCCGCAATGGAGTTTCTGAAAAAGCGCGGCCTGCCCGACATCGTCGCCATGGGGGTCATCTCAGCCGTGGCCGCCGTCGTGCTGATCATCGGGGTCGTGATCACGGTCAGTTCGTTTGAGACTCTGCTCAACGACCTTCCGACCTACCAGTCTGACCTGCAGATGCGTCTCTCAGACCTGATACTGCTGTTTCAACACTTTGGCATCGACTCCTCTCTGCTCGCCCCCACCTCATTCAACCTCGGGGAGGTCGTCACCTTCGCCAAGCCCTATGCCATCGGACTTGGAAATGTCCTGATGTACCTATTCTTTATCCTGATCACAACCATGTTCGCCGTTCTGGAGATCCCCCACATTTCCGAGCGCCTGAAGCGGGGGATCGCGCTCGAACCGAAGACTTTTGTGGGTGTCGAAAAGATGAGCAAACTCATGATGGACTTCGTGATCGTCAGGACAGAGGCGAACCTGATCCATGGCTTTCTCTTCGGCCTCTCCCTCTGGCTCATGGGGGTCCATTCCGCCGTGCTGTGGGGGACCCTCACCTTCATCCTGGCCTTCATCCCATATATCGGCCTGATCCTCGCGGCCATACCGGCAATATTCTTTGCCTGGCTCCAGTACGGCATCTGGGGGGCGGCGGCGGTCGTGGGAATTGTCATCCTCCTCAATGTGGTCGTCGAAAATCCGGTCTATGCCAAACTTGCGTCGAAGCGGTTCGACCTGCCGCCGATGGTCGTCATCCTCTCGCTCATCATATGGGGCTGGATCCTCGGCCTGCCCGGCATGATCTTTGCCGTCCCGATCACGCTCCTCCTGATCATCCTGATCCAGTGCAGCGACGAGTTGCGGTGGATAAACGACCTGCTCGGCGTCTCCGGCATCTTCAATGACAGGACGCGCAAAAAGGAGACCGAGTGA